Proteins from a single region of Kogia breviceps isolate mKogBre1 chromosome 5, mKogBre1 haplotype 1, whole genome shotgun sequence:
- the LOC136794205 gene encoding putative CENPB DNA-binding domain-containing protein 1 — protein MSGSKRKSSYDVGGTAKKHQVITMETKVKIIEIVERGEKTVNVTHSYNMNRSTISTIQKNKDKIMEYVKSAVPMMSMIISKKCRKVMEEMEKLLSVRTQDQHQSQALLSLMLIQEKAKSVYEA, from the coding sequence atgtccggaagcaagcgtaaaagcagctaTGATGTAggtggtactgctaagaagcaccaagtgataacgatggaaacaaaagtgaaaataattgagatagTGGAGCGAGGTGAAAAAACAGTAAACGTCACTCACTCTTATAACATGAATCGTTCAACCATCAGTACAATTCaaaagaacaaggacaagatcatggaatatgtgaagtctgctgtgccgaTGATGTCAATGATAATATCGAAGAAGTGcagaaaagtgatggaggagatggagaaacttctcagtgtgcggACACAGGATCAGCATCAGAGTCAAgccctgctcagcttaatgctgattcaagagaaagctaaaagcgtTTATGAagcttga